In Quercus robur chromosome 10, dhQueRobu3.1, whole genome shotgun sequence, a genomic segment contains:
- the LOC126701772 gene encoding probable LRR receptor-like serine/threonine-protein kinase At5g63710 has protein sequence MAAKTSEYSLETNDSCMFGSLLSWRPLRLITCWLIFLMLLKLSNSAEKPDVEGEALVEFIKALNHSNTPFIEWSDHFVSPCYSWSDVTCRSGNVVSVRLASKGFSGTLSPSITKLKFLVNLELQDNNLSGVLPDYFAQMTQLKNLNLSNNNFNGSIPVTWGQLSSLKHLVLRGNHLSGPIPDSIANITGLTELDLSSNDLSGRIPAQLFSILSFNFTGTHLTCDPSLKQPCVSSSSLPVSTRKKTLEVVITSASCGAFLLLALGAMFSYRYHYVRKLKHEVFVDVSGEDDRKILFGQLRRFSLRELQFATENFSENNIIGHGGFGKVYKGFLSDNTKVAVKRLTDYHSPGGEAAFQREVQLISVAVHRNLLKLIGFCTTSSERILVYPFMQNLSVAYHLRDLKPGEKGLDWPTRKHVAFGAAHGLEYLHEHCNPKIIHRDLKAANILLDDDFEPVLGDFGLAKLVDTKLTHVTTQVRGTMGHIAPEYLSTGKSSEKTDVFGYGITLLELVTGQRAIDFARLEEEEDVLLLDHIRKLQREYRLDDIVDNNLKTYEPREVETIVQVALLCTQSSPEDRPTMAQVVKMMQGEGLAERWAEWEQLEEVRNQEYALMPHNFTWADESTYDPEAIQLSKAR, from the exons GTGAATACTCCTTGGAAACCAACGACAGTTGCATGTTTGGATCACTTTTAAGTTGGCGTCCTCTAAGGTTAATCACATGCTGGCTAATATTCCTTATGTTGTTAAAACTCAGTAATTCAGCTGAGAAGCCTGATGTAGAAG GTGAAGCTTTGGTTGAATTTATAAAGGCTCTCAATCATTCCAATACTCCATTTATAGAATGGAGTGATCATTTTGTGAGCCCATGCTATAGTTGGTCAGACGTCACTTGTAGGAGTGGAAATGTCGTATCTGT GAGACTGGCTTCAAAGGGATTTTCTGGAACGCTTTCACCTTCAATTACCAAACTGAAATTCTTGGTTAACTT GGAATTACAGGACAATAATCTCTCTGGTGTGCTACCTGATTACTTTGCACAAATGACGCAACTTAAAAATCTAAatctttcaaataataatttcaatggCTCTATTCCTGTCACCTGGGGCCAGCTTTCAAGTCTGAAGCATTT GGTATTGAGGGGAAACCATTTATCTGGACCCATTCCTGATTCAATTGCAAACATTACTGGGCTGACAGAACT GGACCTTTCATCTAATGATTTATCTGGGAGAATCCCTGCGCAACTCTTTTCAATTCTGTCATTTAA TTTTACAGGAACACATCTTACTTGTGACCCTAGCTTGAAGCAACCTTGTGTTTCTAGCTCTTCTCTTCCAG TTTCAACCAGAAAGAAAACACTTGAAGTGGTGATAACTTCTGCCAGTTGTGGTGCATTCCTGCTTTTGGCACTTGGGGCTATGTTTTCATACCGATACCATTATGTGCGCAAACTCAAACATGAAGTGTTTGTTGATGTTTCTG GTGAAGATGATCGGAAAATTCTCTTTGGCCAACTGAGAAGATTTTCTTTGCGTGAACTCCAATTTGCAACTGAGAATTTTAGTGAAAACAACATAATTGGACATGGAGGTTTTGGAAAGGTTTACAAAGGTTTCCTCTCAGACAACACAAAGGTTGCTGTGAAACGCCTTACAGATTATCACAGTCCTGGTGGAGAGGCTGCGTTCCAAAGAGAAGTTCAACTTATAAGTGTTGCAGTTCACAGGAATTTATTGAAGTTGATAGGGTTTTGTACAACCTCATCCGAGAGGATTCTTGTTTATCCATTCATGCAAAATCTTAGTGTTGCATACCACTTAAGAG ATTTAAAACCTGGAGAAAAAGGCTTGGACTGGCCAACAAGGAAACATGTGGCTTTTGGTGCAGCCCATGGCTTGGAATATCTACATGAGCATTGCAATCCTAAGATTATACATCGTGATCTAAAGGCTGCCAATATCCTATTAGATGATGATTTTGAACCTGTTCTTGGGGATTTTGGGCTGGCAAAGCTGGTTGATACAAAATTGACTCATGTTACCACTCAAGTGCGTGGCACCATGGGTCACATTGCCCCAGAATATTTGTCTACCGGAAAATCATCAGAAAAGACAGATGTGTTTGGATATGGTATAACACTTCTTGAACTTGTAACTGGTCAGCGTGCAATAGATTTTGCTCGGCTTGAAGAGGAAGAGGATGTTCTTCTGCTTGATCAT ATCAGGAAGTTACAGAGAGAATATAGGCTGGATGACATTGTGGACAATAACTTGAAGACTTATGAGCCAAGAGAAGTTGAGACTATTGTTCAGGTAGCATTACTCTGCACTCAAAGCTCACCCGAGGACCGACCAACAATGGCACAAGTGGTGAAAATGATGCAGGGAGAGGGTCTGGCAGAGAGATGGGCTGAGTGGGAGCAGCTTGAAGAAGTTAGGAATCAGGAGTACGCCCTCATGCCTCACAACTTTACTTGGGCTGATGAGTCGACGTACGATCCAGAAGCTATACAGTTATCCAAGGCAAGATAA